A window of Nicotiana tabacum cultivar K326 chromosome 24, ASM71507v2, whole genome shotgun sequence contains these coding sequences:
- the LOC142178116 gene encoding uncharacterized protein LOC142178116 — MVSESTSGIWTLFMDEASNVKGSGLGIVLFMPSGETLRQAIRTIPLTNNEAQYEALIVGLELSRVLDFEVIEIKCDSQLVVNQVYGIFHTKEERMQQYVIKVQALLERFYEWSITHIPREDNAEVDALAILGLSTEITGLEFGMVVQLMSSVLDTDGYYEVNSASLVWDWRNEIINYLEHGKLPDDPKVSRALRTKAARYSFRKGQLYRKSFQGPLARCLGASEVDYVMR, encoded by the coding sequence atggtgtcagaatcgacatcaggGATTTGGACCTTATTTATGGACGAAGcttcgaacgtaaaagggtccggtcTAGGAATAGTTTTATTCATGCCTTCGGGTGAAACCTTAAGGCAGGCTATCAGAACAattcctttaactaacaatgaagcacagtatgaagctttgattgtagGGCTCGAATTGTCCCGGGTACTTGATTTCGAGGTTatcgaaatcaaatgtgattcacaactggtggtaaatcaggtttaCGGGATCTTTCATACCAAAGAAGAACGTATGCAGCAATACGTGATAAAGGTCCAGGCTCTTTTGGAACGATTCTATGAGTGGTCAATCACTCATATACCGAGAGAGGATAATGCAGAAGTGGATGCATTAGCAATCTTAGGTTTATCGACGGAAATAACGGGATTGGAGTTTGGAATGGTGGTACAACTGATGAGTTCAGTCCTTGATACGGATGGTTACTATGAAGTGAATTCGGCTagtctggtctgggactggagaaatgaaataatcaaCTACCTCGAGCACGGAAAGTTGCCCGACGATCCCAAAGTGTCACGAGCGTTACGCACCAAAGCTGCACGTTATAGCTTCAGgaaaggccaattgtatagaaagtctttccaaggcccgctggcccgGTGCTTAGGAGCATCAGAAGTTGACTATGTAATGAGATAa